Proteins from one Variovorax sp. PBL-E5 genomic window:
- a CDS encoding DUF2628 domain-containing protein, whose amino-acid sequence MNCTDCGTLNPGYANFCAGCGKPVPATTRGPQERSLDFGKAAEAPAAPSAQARDNDAELYGLAIGHKNRDYYLRRFEAFDRAGTTSVGWHWPAFFCTFWWLLYRKMWGKAALYFFLPYLLAIALGGLAAVSPTAGGLGYVVYLLGIFIVPPLISNGGYYRHCQRLVAKARATSSNPQAQVVLVASKGGTSNIALILAVVMGVVAGIGILAAIALPAYQDYTTRAKATSALMYGKTVAAEVGSFYEAQGRLPGSLAEVLSDTRPPYGLKDVQLNTSNGVLQFVLASGPANGRTFQLIPSADAAGRVTWVCKPVDMRPSLLPSECRR is encoded by the coding sequence ATGAATTGCACTGACTGCGGAACCCTCAACCCGGGCTACGCGAACTTTTGCGCTGGCTGCGGAAAACCCGTTCCGGCAACCACACGTGGCCCGCAAGAGCGTTCCCTGGATTTTGGCAAAGCCGCCGAGGCGCCTGCGGCGCCGAGCGCGCAGGCCCGCGACAACGACGCGGAGTTGTACGGCCTGGCCATTGGCCACAAGAATCGGGACTACTACCTGCGCCGTTTCGAGGCCTTCGACCGTGCGGGCACAACCTCGGTCGGTTGGCACTGGCCGGCCTTCTTCTGTACGTTCTGGTGGCTGCTGTACCGCAAGATGTGGGGCAAGGCGGCACTCTACTTCTTCCTGCCGTACCTCTTGGCCATTGCGCTCGGCGGGCTTGCCGCGGTTTCGCCGACTGCGGGAGGCCTGGGCTACGTCGTGTACCTCCTTGGAATCTTCATCGTGCCGCCGCTCATCTCAAATGGTGGCTACTACCGACACTGCCAGCGCCTCGTCGCGAAGGCACGGGCCACGAGCAGCAATCCGCAGGCCCAGGTCGTGCTGGTCGCAAGCAAGGGTGGCACGAGCAACATCGCGCTCATCCTCGCCGTGGTGATGGGCGTGGTGGCCGGTATTGGCATCCTGGCCGCGATTGCCTTGCCGGCATACCAGGACTACACGACGCGCGCCAAGGCGACGAGTGCCTTGATGTACGGCAAAACGGTAGCGGCAGAGGTCGGGTCCTTCTACGAAGCACAGGGGCGGCTGCCAGGCAGCCTGGCCGAGGTGCTCTCCGACACGCGCCCGCCATATGGGCTTAAGGACGTGCAGCTGAACACGTCCAACGGTGTCCTGCAGTTCGTCCTTGCGTCAGGCCCCGCGAATGGGCGCACCTTCCAGCTCATCCCGTCGGCGGACGCCGCTGGCCGGGTGACCTGGGTCTGCAAGCCTGTGGACATGAGGCCGAGCTTGCTACCCAGTGAGTGTCGCCGCTGA
- a CDS encoding SLATT domain-containing protein, which translates to MNGLAKTNEVTLRFPEQGKPVKREHLYELYSDVMGVLQKDHDWYIPRKRAYYLLSRVTLIGSTALLGFAAFLAFTDQNWAPSFLGLKFANPAQFALALAALAAFLLAANQVLMFTGTWVRYTEAAMKLNSQMLAAQFDWQLCRIGWEDKEGEASPDQQVKALTLLKTMVANSRAVMESETSKWSSELVKAVDQLKALTTSQTTATQSLITAAGKAAVAASPATLKVNFSGAPDRLKGREVVVTVGDHTEKRTGVDSSVVFPSVAPGTYKVGLVGTDEKNVEVRVDGIVQVEGGSTKDITLNVPKG; encoded by the coding sequence ATGAACGGCTTGGCAAAAACGAACGAAGTCACCTTGCGTTTCCCGGAACAGGGAAAACCGGTTAAAAGGGAGCACCTCTACGAGTTGTACAGTGATGTCATGGGGGTTCTGCAAAAGGACCATGACTGGTACATCCCGAGGAAGCGCGCTTACTACTTGCTCTCGCGGGTCACGCTAATTGGGTCGACCGCATTGCTGGGCTTTGCAGCCTTTCTTGCTTTCACCGACCAAAACTGGGCCCCGAGCTTCCTCGGCCTGAAGTTCGCCAATCCGGCTCAATTCGCCTTGGCACTTGCGGCTTTAGCGGCCTTCCTTCTGGCTGCGAACCAAGTCCTGATGTTTACGGGTACGTGGGTGCGGTATACGGAGGCCGCCATGAAGCTGAACTCACAGATGCTCGCTGCCCAATTCGACTGGCAACTATGCAGGATTGGCTGGGAGGACAAGGAAGGCGAGGCCTCCCCCGACCAGCAGGTTAAGGCGCTCACTCTGCTCAAGACTATGGTGGCAAACTCGCGCGCGGTCATGGAGTCCGAAACGTCGAAATGGAGTAGTGAGCTGGTGAAGGCCGTCGACCAGCTGAAAGCGCTCACTACTAGTCAGACGACCGCTACCCAAAGCCTCATCACCGCAGCAGGGAAGGCAGCAGTAGCCGCCTCCCCCGCAACCCTAAAGGTTAATTTCTCGGGCGCGCCGGACCGTCTAAAGGGACGCGAGGTTGTCGTCACCGTAGGGGACCACACCGAAAAGCGCACTGGTGTCGACTCAAGCGTGGTGTTCCCGAGCGTCGCACCTGGTACTTACAAGGTCGGGCTTGTAGGCACTGATGAAAAAAATGTCGAGGTCCGGGTGGACGGCATTGTGCAGGTTGAGGGCGGCTCGACGAAGGACATCACGCTTAATGTGCCGAAGGGTTAG
- a CDS encoding YgjV family protein translates to MNATYLINATGLVALVLTVLSLVGTSDKFLRKSTGIASAIWAVNNLLLGAHTAAALSAVSVGRQASAEAVQTRSARTRLFACLSFVAVTVVASALTWKGWTSLATAAGSLLGTWAMFYLRGVGLRLVMVLVAALWMYNAWAYNSWWQMVGTSASGAAALYGAWRTRAVDGGGAA, encoded by the coding sequence ATGAACGCCACTTACCTCATCAACGCCACCGGCTTGGTCGCACTTGTGCTGACTGTTCTCAGCCTGGTCGGCACCAGCGACAAGTTTCTTCGCAAGTCAACGGGCATCGCGTCTGCCATCTGGGCGGTGAACAACCTCCTGCTGGGGGCTCACACGGCGGCCGCACTGAGCGCGGTCTCGGTCGGCCGCCAAGCTTCCGCAGAAGCCGTGCAGACCCGCAGCGCGAGGACGCGGCTATTTGCATGCCTCAGCTTTGTCGCCGTTACCGTTGTCGCCAGCGCGCTGACCTGGAAGGGCTGGACCTCGCTGGCAACCGCAGCCGGCTCGCTGCTGGGCACATGGGCAATGTTCTATCTGCGCGGCGTCGGCCTTCGCCTTGTGATGGTGCTGGTCGCAGCGCTGTGGATGTACAACGCCTGGGCCTATAACTCGTGGTGGCAGATGGTGGGCACGTCCGCCTCAGGCGCTGCAGCGCTGTACGGCGCTTGGCGCACCCGCGCGGTGGACGGCGGCGGCGCGGCCTGA